From the Malus domestica chromosome 17, GDT2T_hap1 genome, one window contains:
- the LOC103404982 gene encoding rho GDP-dissociation inhibitor 1-like produces MGGGEKSDKETKKENQDDTDNEGVEGIGRQMSETSVSAAEEEEDEEGSSKIQLGPQCTLKEQIEKDKDDESLRRWKEQLLGAVDFENVGETLEPEVKFIQLSILSPGRPDIVLDIPGDGKPKGLWFTLKEGSPHNLKFSFQVSNNIVSGLKYTNTVWKTGVKVDSTKEMIGTFSPQQEPYIHVMPEETTPSGMFARGSYSARSKFLDDDNKCYLEINYTFDIRKEWAK; encoded by the exons ATGGGGGGAGGAGAGAAGAGTgacaaagaaacaaagaaagaaaaccagGATGATACAGATAATGAAGGAGTGGAGGGGATTGGGAGGCAGATGAGTGAGACTTCTGTTTCTGCGgctgaggaggaggaagacgaaGAGGGAAGCAGTAAAATTCAGTTGGGTCCCCAATGCACTCTCAAAGAACAGATTGAGAAGGATAAG GATGATGAGAGTTTGAGGAGGTGGAAGGAGCAGCTTCTTGGGGCTGTGGATTTTGAGAATGTTGGAG AAACTCTTGAACCAGAAGTGAAGTTCATTCAGCTTTCAATCCTTTCTCCTGGTAGACCTGACATTGTTCTTGATATTCCGGGAGATGGGAAACCCAAAGGCTTATGGTTCACGCTGAAAGAAGGTAGTCCGCACAACCTGAAGTTCTCCTTCCAAGTTAGCAATAACATCGTATCCGGTCTCAAGTACACCAACACTGTTTGGAAAACTGGTGTCAAGG TCGACAGCACAAAAGAGATGATTGGAACTTTCAGTCCTCAGCAAGAGCCTTACATACATGTGATGCCAGAAGAGACCACACCTTCTGGCATGTTTGCCAGAGGATCATATTCTGCAAGATCGAAG TTTCTTGACGATGATAACAAGTGTTACTTGGAGATCAATTACACCTTCGATATTCGAAAGGAATGGGCTAAATAA